The following proteins come from a genomic window of Yinghuangia sp. ASG 101:
- a CDS encoding cytochrome P450, with product MSTMQERAEAHGLPIHALDLEGDERLGVDPFAVWDEMSGVGGLFYSPVNRGYLVAADYDTVKHVLQDPHTWSNLPSSIVYTKQEVILDVPPITMDPPVHTKYRRALAPLFGPRAVAHLEPRIGEICHELIDAILDKGTCDFAKDFAAKLPALFFLEWLGIGTEDVDRMFHLAERATFDFPTQEERDDIERQIDTIVRGAMNDRRTHPRPGDLATAFVTMEVDGGPIPEDLLVGMAKLAFIAGQETTSSQLGFIMRHLARNEDDRRYLIEDTGRIPGAIEELMRFYNTGGSAGRVARQDTELNGFPVRAGDRIFIARCGADRRLAPEVQLSRTGVPHSAFGLGVHRCLGSHVARLEMRIGLEVWHERIARYRIPDDFVEEYRYGSFMQQLSHLPLEIEPAAR from the coding sequence ATGTCAACGATGCAGGAGCGCGCCGAGGCCCACGGCCTCCCGATCCACGCGTTGGACCTGGAGGGGGACGAGCGGCTCGGTGTCGATCCGTTCGCGGTGTGGGACGAGATGAGCGGTGTCGGCGGGCTGTTCTACAGCCCGGTGAACCGGGGCTATCTGGTGGCGGCCGACTACGACACGGTCAAGCACGTTCTCCAGGACCCGCACACCTGGTCCAACCTGCCGAGCTCGATCGTGTACACCAAGCAGGAGGTCATCCTCGACGTCCCGCCGATCACGATGGACCCGCCGGTGCACACCAAGTACCGCAGAGCCCTGGCACCGTTGTTCGGGCCCAGGGCCGTGGCCCACCTGGAGCCGCGGATCGGCGAGATCTGCCACGAACTCATCGACGCGATCCTGGACAAGGGCACCTGCGACTTCGCCAAGGACTTCGCGGCCAAGCTGCCCGCCTTGTTCTTCCTGGAGTGGCTGGGGATCGGCACCGAAGACGTCGACCGGATGTTCCACCTGGCCGAGCGGGCCACGTTCGACTTCCCTACCCAGGAGGAGCGCGACGACATCGAGCGGCAGATCGACACGATCGTCCGCGGCGCGATGAACGACCGCCGCACCCACCCCCGGCCGGGCGACCTGGCCACGGCGTTCGTCACCATGGAGGTCGACGGCGGGCCGATTCCGGAGGACCTGCTGGTCGGCATGGCCAAGCTCGCCTTCATCGCCGGCCAGGAGACGACCTCGAGCCAACTCGGGTTCATCATGCGGCACTTGGCCCGCAACGAGGACGACCGCCGGTACCTGATCGAGGACACCGGCCGCATCCCCGGCGCGATCGAGGAGCTGATGCGCTTCTACAACACCGGCGGCTCGGCCGGGCGCGTGGCCCGGCAGGACACCGAGCTCAACGGCTTCCCGGTGCGGGCCGGCGACCGGATCTTCATCGCCCGCTGCGGTGCCGACCGCCGGCTCGCCCCCGAGGTCCAGCTGTCCCGCACCGGCGTCCCGCACTCGGCGTTCGGCCTCGGTGTGCACCGCTGCCTGGGCTCGCACGTCGCCCGCCTGGAGATGCGGATCGGCCTTGAAGTCTGGCACGAGCGGATCGCGCGGTACCGCATTCCCGACGACTTCGTCGAGGAGTACCGCTACGGCAGCTTCATGCAGCAGCTCTCCCACCTGCCGCTCGAAATCGAGCCGGCCGCCCGCTGA
- a CDS encoding N-acyl-D-amino-acid deacylase family protein translates to MSEYDLVVRSGTVVDGSGGEPFRADVAVVGGRVAEVGRVRGTGAREVDAEGAVVAPGFVDIHTHYDGQAAWDSTLQPSSWHGVTTVVGGNCGVGFAPVKPEDRDQLIALMEGVEDIPGTALHEGLSWDWETFGDYLDALERRPRDLDYATQVPHAALRIFAMGRRAVAREAATREEIAQMARLAVESIAAGALGFTTSRTLNHKTKTGVLTPVYGSADEELVEISRAVGGTGTGVLQLITDFDDVAEDFALMRQMAKVSGRPLSVSVFQNPVHPGRFREILAEITAANAAGLEIRAQVGARGMGILLGLQCTLHPFTTNRVWRTIAHLPVAEQAARMADPRMRAAILAAQTDEKDTITPGGLRTDRYDAMHELGPVPDYEPPRAMSLRARAEREHRTPEEVAYDVLVKDEGRGIIYQPFTNYAEGNLDAVREMLGHPHTVPGLGDGGAHVGSICDSSFPSTLLQHWVRERPHGRLALPFVVQRQSRDTARAVGLRDRGELKPGFKADLNVIDLDRMRTHRPEMVYDLPGGGRRLLQRVEGYRHTFVSGVETYREGEPTGALPGRVVRGARSARPA, encoded by the coding sequence ATGAGTGAGTACGACCTGGTCGTGCGTTCGGGCACGGTGGTGGACGGGAGCGGCGGCGAGCCGTTCCGGGCGGACGTCGCGGTCGTCGGCGGCCGGGTGGCCGAGGTCGGCCGCGTCCGCGGGACGGGGGCGCGGGAAGTCGACGCGGAAGGCGCCGTCGTCGCCCCGGGGTTCGTCGACATCCACACCCACTACGACGGCCAAGCGGCCTGGGACAGCACGCTTCAGCCGTCCTCCTGGCACGGGGTGACCACGGTGGTCGGCGGCAACTGCGGCGTCGGCTTCGCCCCGGTCAAGCCCGAGGACCGCGACCAGCTCATCGCGCTGATGGAGGGCGTGGAGGACATCCCCGGCACCGCCCTGCACGAGGGGCTGAGTTGGGACTGGGAGACCTTCGGGGACTACCTCGACGCCCTGGAGCGCCGCCCCCGCGACCTCGACTACGCCACCCAGGTCCCGCACGCCGCCCTGCGGATCTTCGCGATGGGCCGGCGCGCGGTCGCCCGGGAAGCCGCCACGCGCGAGGAGATCGCCCAGATGGCCCGGCTCGCCGTGGAGTCGATCGCGGCGGGCGCACTGGGCTTCACCACCTCCCGGACCCTCAACCACAAGACCAAGACCGGCGTGCTCACCCCGGTGTACGGCAGCGCCGACGAGGAACTGGTCGAGATCTCCCGCGCGGTGGGCGGGACCGGCACAGGCGTGCTCCAGCTGATCACCGACTTCGACGACGTGGCCGAGGATTTCGCCCTGATGCGGCAGATGGCGAAGGTGTCGGGTCGGCCGCTGTCGGTCTCCGTGTTTCAGAACCCGGTGCACCCCGGGCGGTTCCGCGAGATCCTGGCGGAGATCACCGCCGCCAACGCCGCGGGCCTGGAGATCCGTGCCCAGGTCGGCGCCCGCGGCATGGGAATCCTGCTGGGTCTGCAGTGCACGCTGCACCCCTTCACCACCAACCGGGTGTGGCGCACGATCGCCCACCTGCCGGTCGCCGAGCAGGCCGCGCGGATGGCGGACCCGCGGATGCGGGCGGCGATCCTGGCGGCGCAGACGGACGAGAAGGACACGATCACCCCGGGCGGGTTGCGCACCGACCGCTACGACGCGATGCACGAGCTGGGGCCGGTCCCGGATTACGAGCCCCCGCGCGCGATGTCCCTGCGGGCGCGCGCCGAACGCGAGCACCGGACGCCGGAGGAGGTGGCGTACGACGTCCTGGTCAAGGACGAGGGCCGCGGGATCATCTACCAGCCGTTCACCAACTATGCCGAGGGCAACCTCGACGCGGTCCGCGAGATGCTCGGCCACCCGCACACCGTCCCCGGCCTCGGCGACGGCGGTGCCCACGTGGGGTCCATCTGCGACAGCAGCTTCCCCAGCACCCTGTTGCAGCACTGGGTCCGGGAGCGGCCGCACGGCCGCCTCGCCCTGCCGTTCGTGGTGCAGCGGCAGTCCCGGGACACCGCGCGCGCGGTCGGACTGCGGGACCGCGGCGAGCTGAAGCCCGGCTTCAAGGCCGACCTCAACGTCATCGACCTGGACCGGATGCGGACGCACCGCCCGGAGATGGTCTACGACCTGCCCGGCGGCGGCCGCCGCCTGCTCCAGCGGGTCGAGGGGTACCGGCACACGTTCGTCAGCGGCGTGGAGACCTACCGCGAGGGGGAGCCGACCGGGGCGCTGCCCGGGCGCGTGGTCCGCGGCGCTCGGTCGGCTCGTCCTGCGTGA
- a CDS encoding ferredoxin yields MSERTEQSTGLRFTIDTDLCVGHGRCYTLAAQWFDCDDVGYAEIRDAVIGDDERAHAEDVAAACPEGAISLR; encoded by the coding sequence ATGTCCGAGCGCACCGAGCAGTCCACCGGACTGCGCTTCACGATCGACACCGACCTGTGTGTCGGCCACGGACGCTGCTACACCCTGGCCGCGCAGTGGTTCGACTGCGATGACGTCGGCTACGCCGAGATCAGGGACGCCGTGATCGGCGACGACGAGCGCGCCCACGCCGAGGACGTCGCGGCCGCCTGCCCGGAGGGCGCGATCAGCCTGCGATAG